In the genome of uncultured Campylobacter sp., one region contains:
- the rpsB gene encoding 30S ribosomal protein S2, with product MVTMRDLLECGVHFGHQTRRWNPKMKKFIFGERKGIYIIDLQKTIRYFRYTYNIVRNAAAEGKTILFVGTKKQAGATLKEYAEKCGMPYVSHRWLGGMLTNFSTIKQSIRKLEVIETMEEDGSINLLTKKEALMLRRKKEKLELYLGGIRNMKGLPDMIFVIDVVKEKIAVAEANRLKMPVIAPLDTNCDPDVVDFPIPGNDDAIRSVQLFCQEMAEAINEGKALRDQDASEDVEQSEAVSDEEKEEVVAEAMSEEDFDVSEDEE from the coding sequence ATGGTAACAATGAGAGATTTGCTAGAGTGCGGCGTTCATTTCGGACACCAAACGCGCAGATGGAATCCGAAGATGAAAAAATTCATTTTCGGCGAGAGAAAAGGTATCTACATCATAGATCTACAAAAAACTATCCGCTACTTCCGCTATACTTATAATATCGTTCGCAACGCGGCTGCAGAGGGTAAGACGATACTTTTCGTAGGTACCAAAAAACAAGCTGGCGCGACGCTAAAAGAGTACGCCGAAAAATGCGGCATGCCTTATGTGAGCCACAGATGGTTAGGCGGCATGCTGACGAATTTTTCCACTATCAAGCAATCGATCCGCAAGCTCGAAGTAATCGAGACTATGGAAGAGGACGGCTCGATAAATTTACTAACTAAAAAAGAGGCACTAATGCTTCGCCGCAAAAAAGAGAAGCTCGAGCTTTATCTAGGCGGTATTCGCAATATGAAGGGCCTTCCCGATATGATCTTCGTCATCGACGTTGTAAAAGAAAAGATCGCCGTAGCGGAAGCTAACCGCCTAAAAATGCCGGTTATCGCGCCTTTGGATACGAACTGCGATCCGGACGTAGTCGATTTCCCGATACCTGGCAACGACGATGCGATCCGCTCAGTTCAGCTTTTCTGCCAAGAGATGGCTGAGGCGATCAACGAAGGCAAGGCACTTCGCGATCAAGACGCAAGCGAGGATGTCGAGCAGAGCGAAGCCGTCAGCGACGAGGAGAAAGAGGAAGTCGTAGCCGAGGCGATGAGCGAAGAGGATTTTGACGTAAGCGAGGACGAAGAGTAA
- the tsf gene encoding translation elongation factor Ts, which translates to MEISAQMVKELRESTGAGMMDCKKALVETDGDMDKAVDLLREKGLGKAAKKADRLASEGLVSVEVGADHKIATISEINSETDFVAKNKNFINLVKNTTLHIQSKGISSIDELNSSIIDGVKFDEHLKSQIATIGENLVVRRFETIKAGANGVVNGYLHSNGRVGVIIAAACDSERTAEGAKELIKNLCMHAAAMKPQVISYKELDPDFIEKEFLALKGEFEKENEEFVRLGKPLHKIPQFGSRAHLSDEILAKEIEALKDELRKQNKPEKIWDKILPGQIDRFIADNTQIDQRLTLLGQFYVMDDKKTVEQVIDEEAKKLGGKIEIVKYVRFEVGEGLEKKSEDFAAEVAAQIG; encoded by the coding sequence ATGGAAATCAGCGCGCAAATGGTAAAAGAGCTCCGCGAAAGCACCGGAGCGGGGATGATGGACTGCAAAAAGGCTTTAGTTGAAACAGACGGCGATATGGATAAGGCCGTCGATCTGCTTCGCGAAAAGGGCCTTGGAAAGGCTGCTAAAAAAGCCGATCGCCTAGCTAGCGAGGGCCTAGTGAGCGTCGAAGTGGGCGCGGATCACAAGATCGCTACCATAAGCGAGATAAATTCCGAAACCGACTTCGTAGCTAAAAATAAAAATTTTATAAATTTAGTTAAAAATACTACTCTACATATCCAAAGCAAGGGCATTAGCAGCATTGATGAGCTAAATTCCAGCATCATCGACGGCGTTAAATTTGATGAGCATCTAAAGAGCCAGATCGCTACGATCGGCGAAAATTTAGTCGTTAGAAGATTTGAGACGATTAAGGCGGGCGCAAACGGCGTGGTAAACGGCTACCTGCACTCAAACGGCCGCGTAGGTGTAATCATCGCAGCAGCTTGCGACAGCGAGCGAACTGCGGAGGGTGCGAAGGAGCTTATAAAAAATCTCTGCATGCACGCAGCCGCGATGAAACCGCAGGTTATCAGCTATAAAGAGCTTGATCCCGATTTTATCGAAAAAGAATTTTTAGCTCTTAAAGGCGAGTTTGAGAAGGAAAACGAGGAGTTTGTGCGCTTAGGTAAGCCCCTTCATAAGATCCCGCAGTTCGGCTCGCGCGCGCATCTAAGCGATGAAATTTTAGCCAAAGAGATCGAAGCTTTAAAAGATGAGCTTCGCAAGCAAAATAAGCCTGAAAAAATTTGGGATAAAATTTTACCGGGCCAGATTGATCGCTTCATCGCCGATAATACCCAAATTGATCAGCGCCTCACGTTGCTAGGGCAATTTTACGTCATGGACGATAAGAAAACCGTCGAGCAGGTGATTGACGAAGAGGCTAAAAAACTAGGCGGCAAGATCGAGATCGTAAAATACGTCCGCTTCGAAGTGGGCGAGGGTCTAGAGAAAAAGAGCGAAGACTTCGCTGCCGAAGTAGCGGCTCAAATCGGCTAA
- a CDS encoding ABC transporter ATP-binding protein, producing the protein MELLKGVNLTHAYDYTLFENVSLSVGEGESIAILGVSGCGKSTLLHILCTLLKPNSGEVIYGGRSIYKLSSDERLKIRRNDFGIIFQSHYLFKGFSSGENIELAAKLTNNAIDDEILKKLQIEHTLKQGVGELSGGQQQRVSIARILCKKPRIIFADEPTGNLDKDTANEVMGVIFDYVKSSRGALVLVTHDENLAQKCCKVYRLNNRNLAQI; encoded by the coding sequence ATGGAACTTCTAAAGGGCGTAAATCTTACTCACGCGTATGATTATACGCTCTTTGAAAATGTAAGCTTAAGCGTTGGGGAGGGCGAGAGCATCGCTATTTTGGGCGTTAGCGGCTGCGGCAAATCGACCTTGCTTCATATTTTATGTACTCTTTTAAAGCCGAACTCCGGCGAGGTAATTTACGGCGGGCGCAGTATTTACAAGCTAAGCTCCGATGAGAGACTTAAAATCCGCCGCAACGACTTCGGTATAATTTTCCAATCCCACTACCTTTTTAAGGGTTTTTCCTCCGGCGAAAATATCGAACTCGCCGCCAAACTTACGAATAACGCGATAGATGATGAAATTTTAAAAAAGCTTCAGATCGAACATACTTTAAAGCAAGGCGTGGGCGAGCTTAGCGGCGGACAGCAGCAGCGCGTGAGTATCGCCCGTATACTTTGCAAAAAGCCGCGCATAATCTTTGCCGACGAGCCGACCGGAAATTTAGATAAAGATACCGCAAACGAGGTCATGGGCGTGATTTTTGATTACGTAAAATCCAGTCGTGGCGCGCTCGTGCTCGTGACCCACGATGAGAATTTAGCGCAAAAATGCTGCAAAGTTTATCGCCTAAATAACCGAAATTTAGCGCAAATATAA